The following coding sequences are from one Macaca nemestrina isolate mMacNem1 chromosome 1, mMacNem.hap1, whole genome shotgun sequence window:
- the LOC105468676 gene encoding succinate dehydrogenase [ubiquinone] cytochrome b small subunit, mitochondrial has product MAVVWRLSALCGAQGGRALLLRTPVVRPAHISAFLQDRPIPEWRGVQHIHLSPRHHSGSKAASLHWTSERVVSVLLLGLLPAAYLNPCSAMDYSLAAALTLHGHWGLGQVVTDYVHGDASQKAAKAGLLALSALTFAGLCYFNYHDVGICKAVAMLWKL; this is encoded by the coding sequence ATGGCGGTTGTCTGGAGGCTGAGTGCCCTTTGCGGTGCCCAAGGAGGCCGAGCTCTGTTGCTGCGAACCCCAGTGGTCAGACCTGCTCATATCTCAGCATTTCTTCAGGACCGACCTATCCCAGAATGGCGTGGAGTGCAGCACattcacttgtcacccaggcaccATTCTGGTTCCAAGGCTGCGTCTCTCCACTGGACTAGCGAGAGGGTTGTCAGTGTTTTGCTCCTGGGTCTGCTTCCGGCTGCTTATTTGAATCCTTGCTCTGCGATGGACTATTCCCTGGCTGCAGCCCTCACTCTTCATGGTCACTGGGGCCTTGGACAAGTTGTTACTGACTATGTTCATGGGGATGCCTCGCAGAAAGCTGCCAAGGCAGGGCTTTTGGCACTTTCAGCTTTAACCTTTGCTGGGCTTTGCTATTTCAACTATCACGACGTGGGCATCTGCAAAGCTGTTGCCATGCTGTGGAAGCTCTGA